The DNA sequence aggtgctccacgtagtgaagCGTAAGGTCCCTCGTGAAAACAAGCTCATGAGGGACTAAATCATCTGCAGGACCTCCTGTGGAGACAATGTTGacgcagcctgccctaccgtgtCGGTGCTGCCGGCGTGGCTGTCACTGtcactatctgatgcaagcacgttcgcaaTGATCACGTCATCGGTTAGAATcggtttccaaatctatagcagtgcactgactgtttttttttttcaaattttataGTTAACAGGTCTGCCCCTGGTTAAATTTGAGACATTTGCCATTAACAACATCCTAGGAAGCAGTAGCATGAAGGGTCATTGTTTGCTTACTGTCATCTTGTTTttctctccgtctctctctctctctcttctacctAGCTGGAACTCCCAGGCATAAGACACATCAAAGGGCAAGCTCAGCTGTTGAAACAACTACCGACTCTTCTGCTGGTCACCTTGGCCAAGACATTGATGACCAAGTTTCGGGAGGGGTGAGAGCAGTGCATTTAGACTTTGCAGCCATAGTGATAAGAGCTTTGTAGCTGTGCTTGTGGCATCACTGTTGgatattgctgtattgtcattGTCGAAGGGTTTAGTAACaatgataaaataaaatacaCCTACATGTTTGAAGAGCAGAAGTCACTTCAGTCACTTCGAAACTTGGAACCTTCTCTTCAGTAAACTGGCTGTTTAAGCAGACACCATCATGACAGTCTGAAGAAATAGTATGGAAGGGGCTGTGGCTCAAGAGGCACTGGTAGGCACTACATGACATAAGATAATGATAAAGCAGCGTTCAGATGAAAGCCGGCACGTAACCATGTGAGATGTCTACAAGTGCTGCTTGTCAGGCTTCAATTAGCAAAAGAAGTTCGCTAACTGGTGGCAGAGAAAACATTTGTTCAGATGAAAAGTTTGAAGCCGAAGAAGTAATCGAGGTGGCAAACGTAAGCCTGATATGGTACACGTGTGACTGCAGAGGTTTTCCGTGTGTAAGAACCATGATGAGATCACATTCCTTCACAAATTTGCTGCGCAGTTTCTTATTGTGCAAGTTGAACATTCTTCATAGTTTTCAGGCTCTGTAAACCTTTGTGGTTGAGAAAGTAATTGATGCCTAGTGGGATTTGCCCTCTTTGTTCCTGCTTGGAGCAGGTGGAATCTGGTGGCGACTCGTGCCAGTACGGTCTGCAGGACTTTGACCTGATTCGGGTGATTGGCCGTGGCTCTTACGCCAAGGTGCTCATGGTGGAACTCAAGAAGACCAACCGGATCTATGCCATGAAGATCATCAAGAAGGAGCTTGTCACTGATGACGAGGTATGCAAGTGCTGCTGTCGATCACTAAACCTTTCATTCTTGAGTTTGCTCTTATTGCGAAAAAGGTCGAAGCACTCATAGGAGTTTGCTAGTAAATACATAAAAGTATGTTTGCTAGAGGTGTTTCTTGATTCTGACTGCACATCAATGCAGCACAATGAAGCAcaaaaatgaatattttttttttcattataacaGAGCACACCACATTTTAATGAGTATGTCTGTATCTTTCATGTACATACACATACATGAAATCCTCACTATATTGTTGGCCTGTGGCTTGTTGGACCAACCCACATCGTCAGTATGACCCTCTTCTCAGCATTGACCCTCGGAATCTCCCGGGTACTGGACAAGGACGTTGAAGGTTTATTTATCGGTCGAGACATTGTTTAGCCTACACCAGTAGTTTTGTTTAAGATCGAGCAACTCAGTTTGCATTTGTGCACTCATTGTGAACAAACTGGTGATACTGAGCACGCATTGTGTCACTGCCACCACTATACCATCATGCAGTTAGCAGCAGACATCACTTAGTATTCAAAGACATATACGAACTAGGGATTTCCTAGGACCGTAGAACAAAAGTGGGGACGCAGTCCAAGACACGAAAGGCTTGCTGTTATACTTGCTCCAGTCAGGACTTCTAGACAGCCCCGGACCTCTTGTTAACTATCTGGTCTTGGTTTGCTTGTTTGTTCtctattttttttgcttttgtttataTTCTTCTCTCCAGGTCAATTGAAACAGGTCATCTGATGTAAAAAGCCGTGCATGTAGTAAGGCTGACATTTTCAGCTTCCATCGTACTtcccttctccctctctctctcaccccacCCCCGCCCCCCATTGTGGGAAATACTTCACCCTTGTTTTTTACGAAAGCCATTTCTACTTGCTGTGCTGCTTTGGCTTTGTGCTGCGAAGCCCTGGGCACAGGATTAAAACCTGGCCAAGGTGGTTGCATTTTGATGTGGCCacttgtaccgtgcattgggcgcatgttaaagaaccccaggtgatcaaaattaattcaAAGTCCCCACTACACATGCCTcaatcgtatcgtggttttgacatgtaaaaccccaaaattaaaATTTCTAAAACCCATTTCTAAGGCCCTTCAATTACATAAGTGCATACTTTGGTTAGGCGGATATGAAGCCCTACCTCGCCCCCTTCCTTGCCCCGAGGACATGCTGGCAATTCAGTGAAAAATTATAAGTAACCACTCTCCTCGTTAAAACAGACTGCAGCATGACCGCCAAAGTGGCACAGCAGAGGCCATAAACAAAATGTGTGCGGTTTTCGCCAGTGTCGGAACAGCATCAGTACCTTTTTGGATGGGCATGCATTCACAAGGGCAACTTTAGCGAACTAGCTATCACCTCAGGATACCAAAATGGGTGCTTATTGGGAGATGAAGTTGCAACTCTAAATGCAGGATAGGGGGATAACTTATGGTCATCTTCCTGATTAAttaaaatatttgaatatttgtaCCCTCCGCATTTTTCATGCAACTCGGTTATATAAGAGTTATTGATTATAATAATGGGATTTTCTTGGCATTTGACTATTGTTATTAGTTAGTTCGACTGTAATGCTAAGATGGCAATTCTGAATTTTTCGCTAAAGCATTCTATTGAAGTCGCCAATAAGGTTTGATTGATTGACGtctgttgtagcttcgacggggcggccggacgaaaggtttacggcatgaggcctaaacggccggggcgcgcagcaccgcaagaaagagccggacagcttcagtcggggaccagacaaagaatgaatgtttatttctgcggaggcaacttacagcgtttggtgCTGAGTGGCGAcctgacgtaaacgacccaaaacTGAAATCAGAagttaacacaggataccacaacGTCATTGATAGGCTTGCTTTCTTTGTGCCTGTATGGCCTGCTATTTCTTCACCATGAATAGTATGTTTCTGAATGGCATAAATAGCAGCGTTTTCCACTTCTTGATTCTTTGCATGCTACTCGCAACTTCTTGAAACATTTAGTGAGCATTTATTTTGTGATGTGCAGGACATTGACTGGATCCAGACAGAAAAGCATGTGTTTGAAACGGCCTCCAACTACCCATTCCTAGTGGGCCTGCACTCCTGCTTCCAGACAGAGAGCAGGTCAGTCATTCAGCTTTCTTGGCTAACCTGCTTGCTTACATCGGTGTACTGCTCATTTTACCTATACTATTGAATTCCGCTGGTTGATCTCGAGGGGCTGCCAAAACCCTCACACAAGATCCCAGGTACAGTCGCCAACCGATGATTTGGATTTGATAGGAGTGCCTAAATATCTGAATAATTGGGAGTTCAAAATACCAGATTCGCCATAACATATGTGACTATTCCCCAAGCAGCCAAAGAAAAGTGTGCTGTATTATAGGGTGTCCTCCTTCGGAGATGCTTTCTCTCTTCTGGAATTTTTGTGACTAGTGTCAGATGTATCGTCGGCATCTCGTCAATGCATCTAATGCTAGTCGCGCCGAATATTACAGAACTGCAAGCACCTTCGAAAGTGGTTGCCAGAGAATATGGCCCAAGTTTATCAACACATTGCTGTGTGCACATAGGTTTGCCTGCATCCTGCTTAGTCCGTACCTTGACCATTGTTGTGCTGTCAGTACGGGTAGCCGGAAGTACAGTCAGTGCATGCACTGAATCTGCATTGTGTGGCAACATGAAAGAAGTGGACTGCACTGCAATAGCTGAATGACTGCAGGTTTCTTCACAACAGTCGTTATCCAAGGCTTGCTTCCCTTACCTAATCGCCGCGCTCAGCTTGAAGAAGTCACCTAGACTGCGTTGCTATTTAAAACgttaataaaaagaaatcatgATACATGCTGAACTTTCATGGTAAAACTGTGGCGTTCACAAAGAATGAGTGACGGGAGTAGTTTACAAACAAGGCGTCCTTCGTTCGTGCACGCTACAGTTTGACCATGAATAATTACCAACTCACGCAGCTTTCGGTTCTCATGCGCTGGACTTGCATAACAAGCCCCAAATACAGCCTTTACAACTTGGCGACTTGGCTTCACTTTTCTTCCAGTTTCAGTGCAATCAGTGCTGAAGTCACTTGGTTTGACTAGTTTCAGTTTGGAGGAGGCTCCAGTGACATGGGCGACGACCATGCCGGCGATGTCTCAGAGCCAAAAACATGCAATTCTGCTCGACTCGGTGGTCAAATTAGCACACGGTCATGCAAGCGGAGTCTGAAATTTATGTTCTCCTTGAACATTACGTCGATGTTGTCCATGCAGCGGCAGCGCTGCAAAGCTGTctgaataatcaagcatgtcTGAATTATCCGTTGGCGACCAACGGTCAGGAACCTGAAACGGGGCGAGTTCTTTTGAAAGGGGCGTGGTCAGTGACAGGTTAAGAATGCAGGAGAGGCTTCTCCCACAAAAAATTAGCTGTGCCTGCCTGCTGTTGATCCATTCTTCCAGACAGCGCTCAAATCCCGCAGGCACAGCGTGGAGTGGCTAAAAATGCTGTAGTTCGAGCACCACACACTGAAGCACCACAGCCTGTGAAATACAGATAGTCTCCATTCTGGAGCATAATAGTGCCCTCCCCTGCTTCcacctttgtttgtttgtttctttgtttgtttgtgtgcgtatgtctgtgcatgcacacacacatatgcgCCAACAGTCTTATTCTTCCTCACAGGTTGTTCTTTGTGATCGAGTTTGTGCGGGGAGGCGACCTGATGTTCCACATGCAACGGCAGCGCCGCCTGCCGGAAGAGCACGCCCGTTTTTATTCGGCCGAAATCTCTCTTGCCCTCAACTTTTTACACGAAAGGGGTGAGCACTTCCTCTTGTCTCCTCTTTCATGTCTCATTTTTGGGATTGTCCTGCGCCGCAGTTGCGGCACTGCGGGAAACTAGTGGCACTCTGTTTTCTCGCTTGATTCCAGCAACTACGTTACAGTGGTTGCTCTAAAACTCTGAACCTTAATTTTGGCATTTGTGCCAGCGTGTGGTAGTTAATGGATGTCGTTTTATTGCAGTGCAGTGTTGTGACTGTGATGACTGCCTCAAATAATTCAATGTAGTGATTCAGAAAGGATCATTTTTGCTGACGAAGCCTCATAGCAGCTGCAGATATCAAAATTTGCACAGTAATCGCCGATACAATTAAATTTTTGCTCAAGGACTTCTATATAATGACTTTAGGTTGAAAAGTTGTAATTTCAGGCTTGAAGTAGGCCAGTGCTCAAAGTGTAACTGTCTGCGACAAATCCTCTGCCTTGCACGATTTTTTGGATGTGCTCAATATCGCCTGCAAGAATGCTTTCCTATTGCAGCTGATGCATTTCTGCTATCTGGGATAATGCAGTGTGGTGAttggaacagcaatgcatttcgtGGCACATTTCGAATCTGCATTTCTCAACTGGTGCAAAGCAAAAAGCTTCTAGCAAAGAGGTCACGCTTTGAGCACTGACTAACTTCATTTCTGCAAATAAGACACGAGTCCTAAATCTTTTAATTAAAATGCTAATCAGTGAGAATTTTCAATAATTGTATTGGCAATTATCATGCTAATTCTGATGTCCACCTCTGCTGTGAGCTTGGTCAACGAAAATTGTTGTTTTCTCTTGAACCCGCTGTTTTTGCTGCTTAAAACACAGGGTATGCAGCACTGCACCTTTTGGAAACAGTACAGGAAATGAAGGACCCCCGTTTccatcattttctttttgttcccacAGTTTATTTTGGAAGTGAGAATGAGTGCATAGGatacaaaaaataagaaagacagaGACAACACTTGTGCTGATGTCTTAACTCATCTTGTCAAGCCCATTATGCACTGTCCCTGGCTTTCAGTATGGTTAACCACTTAGCATGCCCTAGTGCAGTGTTAGTTTACTATAACGAGGCTTCATTGTCATTTCAATAACTGTCTTGAAGAAGCGCCTCCCGGCAGAATTCACTTCACTTTGTCTTCACATTTGCAGGCATCATTTATCGAGACTTGAAATTGGACAATGTCTTGTTGGACCATGAGGGCCACATCAAGTTGACCGACTATGGCATGTGCAAGGTGGGTCCACTCTTCAGCGCTCACTTGCTCCGCTGGGCACTCCTCTAGGCCTTACAGATATGGATTCGatgtcgcttttttttctttctttcttttttttttcttgaaaggaACCTCGAGTAACCTACAAAGACCCACctttgttgcttagtggctatggtgttgggctgctgagcacgagatcatGGAATCGCATGCCcaccacgacggccgcattttgatgggggcgaaatgcgaaaacaccagtgtacttaggtgcacgttaaagaaccccaggtggtcaaaatttccagagtcccccactatagcgtgcctcataatcagaaagtggttttggctcctggaaccttacaattttttaaaatttattacgGCTACCAGATCTTCTTTTGGTCCGTTTTCTACATCTCACAAAAGTAGGTGCTGGAGCAACTTTGATAATTATTTTGTGCAAGCCAGACTTGCCACACTGAATTGTGGCTGTGAGAGGTGCCATTGTGGAAGGcttcagaataattttgaccgccctgcgttttctaacgtgcacctaaatctaagtacagtgCAATTCACTGCTGTGTAGAGCGTGCGAGCAGCCAGACCCGATGTAAGCAGCAGAGGCTGCTGGGTTTGAGATAGTGCCATGAGTTACATGCACAGCCTAATAGGCATGCAGAACTGTGTACAATGCTTTTTCACTAGGGGGGATGTTGATAAGTGCATACAAAAAAGCAGTTGTGATGTGCCTTGCGGCAGCGCAAGACGATGCCATATACAGAGGATGCTTTCATCGAGCGAGTTTATTCTGACAAGTTTCCGAAGCGGGTGAAATTggcaacatcagtgtcgtcgagTGAGTCTCCGTGATATAAAAACAATTTGTTCTTGTCAATCTTCCCTGTGCCAAATTTTCCGCTGCTCGGGTTCCACATCTAAAGTTAAATCAGTGCTAACACTGTCAGGCGCCACTTGGTCCCGTTCATTGAAAACTTGCTTTGGCCACATTTCTTGCGTCTTCGGCATCGTAGGAAGTGTACCGCTGCagaaaagattaagaattttcaatttagcgagttttgtcaaatTTACAGAACGTGGACTCCATGTGAAAGCCCACTACAGGAACGTCAAATATCAGAACATAagctatttcgtgttttgaaaagcttgaaaagcacttatccagccacttgaaaaattATGCCTGGTACATGACATTGtgcaaaacaatgaaagaagtgaacccactACATATGACATACTGGCACCGAGTAAAAACACCcaaccgtctaccttcccactcattttgttaaacgttctgcacgttattcaaaattgcagtaCAATTCCAATCATAATTGTTTCAAGACGTATGCGACTGattttaaatatcattacttttatcagtgcttttgctgttgaCGCACTATCCTGCTGCATACAATTGTGTACACAGCACATGAAAAGGTTAATGAAATGGGTATATTCCTCAAAATTCATAAGCTCAgggcaagcaaaagaaaaaaaagatgcatgctATTCCTACTTTTCCTTTCTCCCCTCGATGTCATCTCCGGGTGATCTTAtgaaattttgaattaacagATTGGCAGGTGTGCTGTAGTGGCACGTCCAGTTGAGTTGAACTGAAAATAAACTTTTTCATCCGATGCTATTACATCGATAGGTTTGTGATGACTGAGCTTGTATTTTTGTGTGTTTATTGTTTTGAAGAAGACCATTTGCTGGTTCATTGGTTTCACATACCAAACTTTATCAGGTTGTTAGACAAGCACCTCAACTTTACTGTAATAATGCTCAATTTGCAGTTTTCTTGAAACACAACACTTTGCACCACTTGTCCAGCACATTTGCATAAGAAAGTCTGAGAACAAGAGTTAATGGCTTGTGTATTTTTATTGCATTCCCCAGGAGGGCATTCGTCCCGGTGACACTACAAGCACCTTTTGTGGGACACCAAATTACATTGCCCCTGAAATCCTCAGAGGGGAAGACTATGGTAGGTGGTGTCTGCAGCATGGGTATTCTTTGGGACTTTCAATTGCATTTGGCCCGTATTTTGTTACAAAAGTTCTCTTCGATTACCACAGTGATTGCCTTGTTATCATGGCATCAGTATCATGGCTGGCATGCGCCAGTACGTTGACCATTGAGTGACTGCtttcatgtaaaagaagtttcatGAATACGGGACCTGTGCTTTCATGTGGTAACATAACATACCGTTTGGCATTTTCGTGCGTTAAATTGCCGAGAAGGGCCTAGACTGCACAAATGTGAAGCCCTTGATATTTGTGCTCTAGGGAAAATCACAACGGGACAAGCCATTCGCCTCCGGGATTGGAAAGTTGGGGTGATATTGACGCTTAGTGAGCGAGCTTCTTAGACTACCAACTGTAGAAGCAACTATTGGATCCAAGAGAAGCTCGATCTCTTGCTGTATGCCTCTGCACGTTGTACCAATTCCACATGGCTGTGGTAACGAAGTACATGCATAGAAGAAGGCAGTAGCGAAAATGGTTCAGTTCTGGTTCAACTccgtagtgaaaaaaaaatacagatttAAGTTGCCTTGAACCACTTTATATTCCATTGCGTAACTTTGACATTAATTACACGAAAAACTGCACAAATTTATTTTGTACGAAAACTCTATGGTGCTGTTGAGCTGCACGGGAAATGTTACTAGAAGACGCACATACTACTCATCAATGAGGCCACAAGTAAATAAAAGAATATCACATTGTAAAAGTACACCTCAAAAGCAATGTCCTCTCTGTCGCACCTACTTCCGCTTGCATACCTGTGTGATCAAAAGTGACTGCCCTGCTGGGATGCACTGCTTCATTTCAACGATTTTGCAAGTCTCCCATCACCAGGCAACTATTTGATGGCAACCAATTTCAAATGCTCACAAGTGTATTACTGATGTATCTGACTCGTGTCGCCACAAATCGATAATCGCACTAACGGTGCTTCCGCTTCTAAAATGACAAGAGACTCATTATATATTTACAAGTTATATTTTAGGATAAACGGTACGgggctaagcagacgaggactaAGTGAGACAAAAATgacatacagtcgaacccgctTATAACGTTCCCAGATATAACACTTTATCAGTTATAACggccacatttcagtgcatttacgatTTTCTGACCCTGCCTATTGGAACTGCTTCCAGATATAACGAACGTTTTTTAAAGCACCGTATGGTTACACGAACGCTTCGAACACGGTCACGGCAAAAAGAGGGCACAGGAAGTGCCGAAGCATGGAAGCGCGGCCAATTCAGGCGCACAGCAGTGCACACCTCGCAGCAGCCCAACTGCGACAATGATACGGCCTTCGACATTAGCGAGCGACCAGCGTGTGCACATTTGCAAAGCCGCAAAGAAGGTCGCATGCTTTCAAGGCACGCCTTGAAGGCACTAGTGCATGCACTGGTGCGATGTCGGATGTCGCAGCGGCATCATTCTCGTTTTTGCGCAATTGTCCGCCCAGCACCACGTGCGTCACGCCTGTTTCAACGGTTCAGAATGACCCATCTGTATCTGTTCCAGTCCACGCGGCCCAAGTCGTCGAGAATGCCCCAGCAAGCGCTGCCACTACACAGTGTTGCAAAGGATCGGCGGTTACCACACCGTGATCAGGAGATCACGGTTCAGCGGCGCTTCGCTTACGCATTTGCCAACTGCTGATAGCGGTTTGCGGTGACATTTTGCCTTTTGAACATCGCATTTCTTTAGCTCGAAGCAGCATAGATAACGTAATATTACGGCTCTTGTGTGGCTGACGCGCAGTCGTAGTGTATGACGTATGTTACCGTTGCAGAATGGCGGCGTACCGCAGTAGTTACCCAAGTTTACACTTCTGGCCAACTGGAACGCTTAGCTCTCGTGTGTAGAATACACTCATGTTCCATTGGTGGTGAAATATATCACAAGCCCTCGAATAAAAAACGGTTGCCCACGCAGTTTCGAAATGACAGGTGATCAGAATAACTGGCTTTGGTTTTGAAAAAGCAATACAATGCCGTTATTCATTTTTTTAGATGGACGTTTCTAATGGAAGTTTTCAGCTAGGTGCGGGAAACACATTGGGAACAAAAATGTCTGCTTTTCGGACCAATGTGGTGCCGAATTGTAACTGCTGACAGCAGCTTCAATGCGGTCATTCTGGAACGTCCTTAAGGATGAGTCCATATATAACAAACTACTGATACAACAACCACTTTTCGCAGAACCATCAAGTTCGTTACGGCTACCACTGTATACGACATATACTTCATCCTTGTCTGCTTAGCGCCAATCTTTTGTCCTTAactcatgaaccaactagctcagcaacaagttttgttaaatgttctattttctttttggttTTATTCCAGAGTTAAAAAAAAGTTCTTATATTCCGGTTCAGTTTCGGTTCGATACTCTGTTGACAAGTGGTGAACGTGGCAGGACGACACTGGCTCTTTTCTGAAACCTTGCTGTCCTGTTTCTCTGTCGAATGACTTGCAGACTTCAGCGTAGACTGGTGGGCGCTGGGCGTGCTCCTGTATGAAATGCTGGCGGGCCACTCTCCTTTCGACATCATGGGCACCAGCGAAAATCCCGATGAGAATACCGAAGATTTCCTTTTCCAGGGTGAGCGAGCCTTTGTGCATACCGTTGCAGTGTGGAAACACTGTGCCCTTGTTGGATTGCAAGGCTTGCACTTTGTTTCTATCTGGAAGTGCTTTTTGCATAAGGGAAAACATGAACCTTTGTATTCAAGTTACTGGCAGAGTTCAACTTACACTGGCATGTCaaccttccttttttcttcatttataagtaattaaataaacattactaTAATTGTCCAATGGCAGGATTTGAACAGAGgacctctagtacagaagcccgatattgaaaacATTACGTCACAGATTCCTGGACAAGTGGagccactgcaattagcagcaaTTGTGCGTGCTCTCAgagtaaaaatatatatatatatataaattgcttCGTAATCTAGGCCTACAAAGGTGCACAAAGCGTagtaaacgaagccacaagaaagtctgaagtcacaagcacgaagatcagacaaatccacgcACGTACTAACCAGCACTCCCATGGTGGCTGGATGACCGCATCTccaaagttccctctagtaattgcaGGAAACTCTACGGTAGCAGTGTGCTTGCGACCCCAGAAAACTTCCAGCCTCATAAGCATATGCCATGCCACATTAACTTTCTCTGAAAGAAGTAGCATTATTGTATATACTCCACTATGGGCGTATGTTCTTTATATGATCCGAATACAAGAAACACTGCTCATTAGGCGTGTGCGAATACTGAACAGTAGATTTCGAATCGCAAGAAAGGATgaatatcgaattgaatatcaACTAGCAACAGAAAATTTGTGACAGTGTTAATGCTTACAAATGTTGTGCAAGAAAACACGGTGCTACACATGCTGCGTAACAAGAATGTTGCACGCTATCAGTAACTAGGAATTGTATAAGTAACAAGTAACCTAGGAATCAAGATGTACAGTATGGTATGCTCTTATTAAAAGGAACACCAAATTAGCATGCCATTACTGATTACAGCTCTGTTCTTATGAAGgtcaagaaaattttttttttaataagcagGATGTTTATTGAATGGAACCaagggctttttttttcgtctgaaGCTGAAGAAGTAGTGAACTTATGTTAATTGAACTAAATATCATATGGTATTTTTCAATTTAATAGTGGACCAGCATTTATACCAATCTCATATTGCATAGAAAGTTTTCCTTTACACTATTC is a window from the Dermacentor variabilis isolate Ectoservices chromosome 3, ASM5094787v1, whole genome shotgun sequence genome containing:
- the aPKC gene encoding protein kinase C iota type isoform X2; protein product: MPCAGEDKSIYRRGARRWRKLYRVNGHIFQAKRFNRRAFCTFCLDRIWGLGRQGFKCINCKLMVHKKCHKLIKLACSGPLKNDQDQFAESSAPTTPAPSRTNDTTNGGDVNGTSLTRAGTPRHKTHQRASSAVETTTDSSAGHLGQDIDDQVSGGVESGGDSCQYGLQDFDLIRVIGRGSYAKVLMVELKKTNRIYAMKIIKKELVTDDEDIDWIQTEKHVFETASNYPFLVGLHSCFQTESRLFFVIEFVRGGDLMFHMQRQRRLPEEHARFYSAEISLALNFLHERGIIYRDLKLDNVLLDHEGHIKLTDYGMCKEGIRPGDTTSTFCGTPNYIAPEILRGEDYDFSVDWWALGVLLYEMLAGHSPFDIMGTSENPDENTEDFLFQAILEKTIRIPRSISVKAQSVLKGFLNKNPVERLGCHPNTGFSDIMSHAFFKSINWEQLEGKQVTPPYKPKLGTERDFEHFDPQFTSEPVQLTPDDTKVISKIDQSEFEGFEYVNPLLMSLEDCV